A single region of the Malus sylvestris chromosome 8, drMalSylv7.2, whole genome shotgun sequence genome encodes:
- the LOC126631815 gene encoding probable xyloglucan glycosyltransferase 12, with the protein MAPSFSWWNNTKDTHRGTPVVIKMENPNWSMVELEGPSDEDFLISESPGRVRGKNAKQFTWVLLLKAHRAAGCLTSIGSAMLGLASAVRRRVASGRMDTDADVEPHGVREVDNPAVRSRFYFCIKMFLCLSVLLLGFEVAAYFKGWHFGPAHLQLEYLWASPFGVKGAFDWVYSKWVLFRVQYLAPPLQFLASSCIVLFMIQSLDRLILCLGCFWIRFKKIKPVPKEGSFDPETGETGYFPMVLVQIPMCNEKEVYQTSIAAVCNLDWPKSKMLIQILDDSDDPTTQFLIKEEVHKWQQEGANIVYRHRVIRDGYKAGNLKSAMNCSYVKDYEFVAIFDADFQPTPDFLKRTVPHFMGNDELGLVQARWSFVNRDENLLTRLQNINLSFHFEVEQQVNSVFINFFGFNGTAGVWRIKALEEAGGWLERTTVEDMDIAVRAHLHGWKFIFLNDVECQCELPESYEAYRKQQHRWHSGPMQLFRLCLPAIIKSKISIGKKFNLIFLFFLLRKLILPFYSFTLFCIILPMTMFIPEAELPAWVVCYIPATMSFLNILPAPKAFPFIVPYLLFENTMSVTKFNAMISGLFQLGSAYEWVVTKKSGRSSEGDLTSLVEKPKHQRGVSVPDLDEMKEEIRQQEQKVSRKKKHNRIYTKELALAFLLLTAAARSLLSAQGIHFYFLLFQGVSFLLVGLDLIGEQVE; encoded by the exons ATGGCGCCCTCTTTCAGCTGGTGGAATAATACTAAAGACACCCACCGCGGCACACCCGTCGTCATCAAGATGGAGAACCCCAACTGGTCCATGGTCGAGCTCGAAGGCCCCTCCGACGAGGACTTCCTCATCTCCGAGTCGCCGGGTCGTGTCCGTGGCAAAAACGCCAAGCAGTTCACTTGGGTCCTCCTCCTCAAAGCCCACAGAGCCGCCGGCTGCCTCACCTCCATCGGCTCGGCAATGCTGGGCCTAGCATCGGCAGTCCGCCGTCGCGTCGCCTCCGGCCGGATGGACACAGACGCCGATGTCGAGCCCCACGGCGTCAGGGAAGTCGACAACCCGGCTGTCCGCAGCCGGTTCTATTTCTGTATCAAGATGTTCTTGTGTCTGTCggttcttcttctgggttttgaGGTGGCGGCGTATTTCAAAGGCTGGCACTTTGGGCCGGCGCATCTGCAGCTGGAGTACTTGTGGGCGTCGCCATTTGGGGTTAAGGGCGCGTTTGATTGGGTTTATTCGAAATGGGTTTTGTTCCGGGTGCAGTATTTAGCTCCGCCTCTGCAGTTCCTCGCCAGTTCCTGCATTGTTCTTTTCATGATTCAGAGCTTGGATAGGTTAATCCTCTGTCTGGGTTGCTTCTGGATCCGGTTCAAGAAGATCAAACCGGTCCCGAAAGAAGGCTCTTTCGACCCGGAAACAGGGGAAACCGGTTACTTCCCCATGGTTCTTGTTCAGATCCCCATGTGCAATGAAAAGGAG GTTTATCAGACGTCAATTGCTGCAGTGTGCAATCTGGACTGGCCGAAATCGAAGATGTTGATTCAAATTCTCGACGATTCGGATGATCCAACGACGCAGTTTCTGATCAAGGAGGAAGTCCATAAGTGGCAGCAGGAGGGAGCCAACATTGTGTACCGGCATCGCGTGATTAGAGATGGGTACAAGGCTGGTAATCTCAAGTCTGCAATGAATTGTAGCTATGTCAAGGACTATGAATTCGTCGCAATTTTCGACGCAGATTTTCAGCCCACCCCTGATTTCCTCAAGAGAACAGTCCCTCACTTCATG GGCAATGATGAACTAGGGCTGGTTCAGGCTAGATGGTCCTTTGTGAACAGGGATGAGAACCTGCTCACAAGGCTGCAGAACATTAACTTGTCATTCCACTTTGAGGTTGAGCAACAAGTGAACAGCGTGTTCATTAATTTCTTCGGTTTCAATGGGACAGCTGGTGTGTGGAGGATAAAGGCGTTGGAGGAAGCTGGTGGGTGGTTAGAGAGGACCACTGTCGAGGACATGGATATTGCTGTTCGTGCCCATCTCCACGGATGGAAATTCATCTTCCTCAATGACGTCGAG TGCCAGTGTGAATTACCGGAATCTTATGAAGCTTATCGGAAGCAACAACACCGATGGCACTCGGGGCCTATGCAATTATTTCGCCTCTGTTTGCCGGCTATTATCAAATCCAAG ATCAGCATTGGCaagaaattcaatttaatctttctcttctttctgctTCGGAAACTTATATTACCCTTCTATTCGTTTACCCTTTTTTGCATAATTCTCCCCATGACAATGTTCATCCCAGAGGCCGAGCTACCAGCGTGGGTTGTATGTTACATCCCCGCCACCATGTCATTTCTCAACATTCTCCCAGCCCCAAAAGCCTTCCCTTTCATTGTTccttaccttctctttgagaACACCATGTCAGTGACCAAGTTCAACGCTATGATCTCCGGCCTGTTCCAGCTTGGCAGCGCATACGAGTGGGTTGTCACTAAGAAATCTGGCCGTTCCTCAGAGGGCGATCTCACCTCCTTAGTTGAAAAGCCAAAGCATCAAAGGGGGGTCTCAGTGCCGGACCTTGATGAAATGAAGGAAGAAATTAGACAGCAGGAGCAAAAGGTTTCCCGGAAGAAGAAGCACAACAGAATATACACAAAGGAGTTGGCATTGGCTTTCCTTCTCCTAACTGCCGCGGCGAGGAGCCTTCTGTCTGCTCAGGGTATCCACTTCTACTTCTTGTTGTTTCAGGGAGTATCGTTCCTGCTGGTCGGTCTAGACCTAATCGGTGAGCAGGTGGAGTGA
- the LOC126631816 gene encoding transcription factor bHLH74-like isoform X1: MGGHDSEDVGFQHRNDGSLNRPSSGMSTNPLPEKVSRMAMSSVSMFKPSNGADPFFGSGWDPIVSLSQNDNFGGPSGVSHGEFPNPPYPVAMENQGMSSTSHLVQYPSDSSYVGMVPKLPQCFGSGSFSEMVGSFGLSECGQIANPGCPPNYNPNREGGTEKTSTIGAQSHDDRQISEEGALASSPNGKRRKRVSESNSAFSPNKNADGELNKDMSGESSDYLKEQDEKKAKTEENAAANLRGKQMGKQTKENSQSGDPKDSYIHVRARRGQATNSHSLAERVRREKISERMRLLQELVPGCNKITGKAVMLDEIINYVQSLQQQVEFLSMKLATVNPELNIDIERILTKDILNSRSGGGAIFGFSPGIGSSHPYPPGMFPGNLPSMPTSAPQFPSLPQNVLDNELQGLFHMGFDSSSANDNMGQNAGRLKPEL, translated from the exons ATGGGAGGTCATGACAGTGAGGATGTAGGGTTTCAGCATAGAAATGATGGGAGCCTGAACCGTCCATCTTCCGGGATGAGCACGAATCCGCTGCCCGAAAAGGTTTCCAGAATGGCAATGAGTTCTGTGTCCATGTTTAAGCCTTCAAATGGGGCTGACCCTTTCTTTGGTTCTGGTTGGGATCCAATTGTTTCATTGAGTCAGAATGATAATTTTGGCGGTCCTTCGGGTGTTTCCCATGGCGAATTTCCCAATCCGCCTTACCCCGTTGCGATGGAGAATCAGGGAATGAGTAGCACCTCCCACCTTGTTCAATACCCATCTGATTCAAGCTATGTTGGGATGGTGCCAAAGCTTCCTCAATGTTTTGGAAGTGGAAGCTTCTCAGAAATGGTTGGTTCTTTTGGTCTCTCTGAGTGTGGCCAGATTGCTAACCCTGGGTGTCCTCCGAACTATAACCCCAACAGGGAGGGGGGCACTGAGAAGACTTCAACAATCGGTGCCCAATCTCACGATGATCGCCAAATTTCTGAAGAGGGTGCTTTAGCATCTTCGCCGAATGGAAAGAGAAGGAAACGAGTTTCCGAATCCAACTCTGCATTCAGTCCAAATAAG AATGCTGATGGGGAACTTAACAAGGATATGTCTGGGGAGAGCTCTGATTATCTGAAAGAGCAAGATGAGAAGAAAGCAAAAACTGAAGAAAACGCCGCTGCAAATTTGCGTGGCAAGCAGATGGGCAAACAGACTAAAGAAAACTCTCAAAGCGGAGATCCAAAAGACAGTTACATTCATGTTAGAGCCCGAAGGGGCCAGGCTACAAATAGTCATAGCCTCGCTGAAAGG GTAAGAAGAGAAAAGATTAGCGAGCGGATGAGATTGCTTCAAGAACTTGTTCCGGGATGCAATAAG ATTACTGGGAAGGCTGTAATGCTTGATGAGATTATCAATTATGTGCAGTCTCTGCAACAGCAAGTTGAG TTTTTATCAATGAAACTTGCGACGGTCAATCCAGAACTCAACATTGATATTGAACGGATTCTAACCAAAGAT ATTCTTAACTCGCGGAGTGGCGGTGGAGCTATCTTCGGGTTTAGTCCTGGAATCGGCTCTTCTCACCCATACCCTCCCGGTATGTTCCCTGGAAACTTGCCAAGTATGCCAACTTCAGCTCCACAATTTCCTTCCTTGCCTCAG AATGTATTAGACAATGAGCTCCAAGGTCTTTTCCATATGGGTTTTGATTCTAGTTCAGCTAATGACAATATGGGACAAAATG CAGGCCGCTTGAAACCGGAGTTATAA
- the LOC126631816 gene encoding transcription factor bHLH74-like isoform X2, translating into MGGHDSEDVGFQHRNDGSLNRPSSGMSTNPLPEKVSRMAMSSVSMFKPSNGADPFFGSGWDPIVSLSQNDNFGGPSGVSHGEFPNPPYPVAMENQGMSSTSHLVQYPSDSSYVGMVPKLPQCFGSGSFSEMVGSFGLSECGQIANPGCPPNYNPNREGGTEKTSTIGAQSHDDRQISEEGALASSPNGKRRKRVSESNSAFSPNKNADGELNKDMSGESSDYLKEQDEKKAKTEENAAANLRGKQMGKQTKENSQSGDPKDSYIHVRARRGQATNSHSLAERVRREKISERMRLLQELVPGCNKITGKAVMLDEIINYVQSLQQQVEFLSMKLATVNPELNIDIERILTKDILNSRSGGGAIFGFSPGIGSSHPYPPGMFPGNLPSMPTSAPQFPSLPQNVLDNELQGLFHMGFDSSSANDNMGQNGRLKPEL; encoded by the exons ATGGGAGGTCATGACAGTGAGGATGTAGGGTTTCAGCATAGAAATGATGGGAGCCTGAACCGTCCATCTTCCGGGATGAGCACGAATCCGCTGCCCGAAAAGGTTTCCAGAATGGCAATGAGTTCTGTGTCCATGTTTAAGCCTTCAAATGGGGCTGACCCTTTCTTTGGTTCTGGTTGGGATCCAATTGTTTCATTGAGTCAGAATGATAATTTTGGCGGTCCTTCGGGTGTTTCCCATGGCGAATTTCCCAATCCGCCTTACCCCGTTGCGATGGAGAATCAGGGAATGAGTAGCACCTCCCACCTTGTTCAATACCCATCTGATTCAAGCTATGTTGGGATGGTGCCAAAGCTTCCTCAATGTTTTGGAAGTGGAAGCTTCTCAGAAATGGTTGGTTCTTTTGGTCTCTCTGAGTGTGGCCAGATTGCTAACCCTGGGTGTCCTCCGAACTATAACCCCAACAGGGAGGGGGGCACTGAGAAGACTTCAACAATCGGTGCCCAATCTCACGATGATCGCCAAATTTCTGAAGAGGGTGCTTTAGCATCTTCGCCGAATGGAAAGAGAAGGAAACGAGTTTCCGAATCCAACTCTGCATTCAGTCCAAATAAG AATGCTGATGGGGAACTTAACAAGGATATGTCTGGGGAGAGCTCTGATTATCTGAAAGAGCAAGATGAGAAGAAAGCAAAAACTGAAGAAAACGCCGCTGCAAATTTGCGTGGCAAGCAGATGGGCAAACAGACTAAAGAAAACTCTCAAAGCGGAGATCCAAAAGACAGTTACATTCATGTTAGAGCCCGAAGGGGCCAGGCTACAAATAGTCATAGCCTCGCTGAAAGG GTAAGAAGAGAAAAGATTAGCGAGCGGATGAGATTGCTTCAAGAACTTGTTCCGGGATGCAATAAG ATTACTGGGAAGGCTGTAATGCTTGATGAGATTATCAATTATGTGCAGTCTCTGCAACAGCAAGTTGAG TTTTTATCAATGAAACTTGCGACGGTCAATCCAGAACTCAACATTGATATTGAACGGATTCTAACCAAAGAT ATTCTTAACTCGCGGAGTGGCGGTGGAGCTATCTTCGGGTTTAGTCCTGGAATCGGCTCTTCTCACCCATACCCTCCCGGTATGTTCCCTGGAAACTTGCCAAGTATGCCAACTTCAGCTCCACAATTTCCTTCCTTGCCTCAG AATGTATTAGACAATGAGCTCCAAGGTCTTTTCCATATGGGTTTTGATTCTAGTTCAGCTAATGACAATATGGGACAAAATG GCCGCTTGAAACCGGAGTTATAA